One Lentibacillus cibarius DNA window includes the following coding sequences:
- a CDS encoding PadR family transcriptional regulator → MKQAKLFKSYIPMTETAFYILLSLAEPRHGYGIIKHVETITNGRIHLGSGTVYGTLTKMQRDGLIIVYADEKRKKIYEITDTGRQVMQAEIARLKELHANAVNFEGEFYD, encoded by the coding sequence ATGAAACAAGCAAAATTATTCAAGTCATACATACCTATGACCGAAACGGCTTTTTACATTTTGCTCTCTCTGGCTGAACCACGGCACGGATACGGCATTATCAAGCACGTGGAGACCATCACAAATGGCAGGATTCACTTAGGGTCCGGGACAGTTTACGGGACATTGACGAAAATGCAGCGCGACGGTCTGATTATCGTCTATGCAGATGAGAAACGGAAAAAGATTTATGAAATCACCGATACAGGCCGGCAAGTGATGCAAGCAGAAATAGCTAGGCTTAAAGAATTGCACGCAAATGCCGTGAATTTCGAGGGGGAATTCTATGATTAA
- a CDS encoding FMN-binding glutamate synthase family protein: protein MNIADILTVIGFVAVVLIIAILLGIVVYIFFVDRTQRQHPVLRNYPVVGRVRYFFEKIGPELRQYFFNNDREGKPISRNDFQHIVKKAKYKRDVRGFGSQRDFEEPGYYIRNSMFPKLTEELRMDKKIKQKTNRYLLVKDPLFTQREEHLEEDESPAYLLDEEDTIVVGENCKYPFRVRGQIGMSAMSYGSLGDRAITALSKGLGIAKGAWMNTGEGGLSDYHLKGDTDVIMQIGPGMFGVRDKEGNFNWDELLEKSKIPQLKAFEVKLAQGAKTRGGHVDAEKVTEEIARIRMVEPFTSIDSPNRFPEFDDAPSLFSFIERVREHTGKPVGMKIVVGSHLDADDLAKQMKETGKGPDFITVDGGEGGTGASYQELTDSVGLPIKSALPLLDYALKKHGVRDRVKIIASGKLFSPDRVAIALAMGADLVNIARAFMITVGCIQTLKCHSNACPVGVTTTDPDLQKALVIDEKKHRTANYVISMRKGLFRVAAAAGLDSPVHFRREHVVYKDAKGKTWSLDEIYQSMIQPGGEGSMNA, encoded by the coding sequence ATGAACATAGCAGATATCTTGACGGTGATTGGTTTTGTAGCGGTTGTGTTGATTATCGCCATTCTGTTAGGTATTGTTGTTTATATATTCTTCGTGGACCGTACACAGAGACAACACCCTGTCCTCCGAAATTATCCTGTTGTTGGCAGGGTCCGTTACTTCTTTGAAAAAATTGGTCCGGAACTTCGGCAGTATTTTTTCAATAACGACCGTGAAGGGAAGCCAATTTCGCGTAATGACTTCCAGCACATCGTTAAAAAAGCCAAATATAAGCGAGATGTAAGAGGATTTGGTTCGCAGCGAGACTTTGAGGAACCAGGCTATTATATCCGAAATTCCATGTTTCCCAAGCTAACCGAGGAACTCAGGATGGACAAGAAGATTAAACAAAAAACCAATCGATACTTACTTGTAAAAGATCCGTTATTCACGCAGCGGGAGGAACATCTGGAGGAAGATGAATCGCCGGCTTATCTACTTGATGAGGAAGACACGATTGTCGTTGGTGAAAATTGTAAGTATCCGTTTCGGGTGCGCGGCCAGATTGGTATGTCGGCGATGAGCTATGGTTCGTTGGGGGACCGTGCCATTACAGCTTTATCGAAAGGGTTAGGCATCGCCAAGGGTGCATGGATGAACACAGGTGAGGGTGGACTGTCTGATTATCATCTGAAAGGGGACACGGATGTAATCATGCAGATTGGCCCCGGGATGTTTGGTGTTCGGGATAAAGAAGGCAATTTCAATTGGGATGAATTACTGGAAAAAAGCAAAATCCCCCAGCTAAAAGCATTTGAGGTAAAACTAGCTCAAGGTGCGAAAACACGCGGCGGTCACGTGGATGCGGAAAAAGTGACGGAGGAGATCGCCAGGATTCGGATGGTGGAGCCGTTTACATCGATTGACAGTCCGAACCGATTTCCGGAATTTGATGATGCTCCGTCGTTATTTAGCTTTATCGAACGCGTCCGCGAACATACTGGCAAACCAGTCGGAATGAAAATTGTTGTTGGCAGTCATCTCGATGCGGATGATTTAGCTAAACAGATGAAGGAGACCGGAAAAGGCCCGGACTTCATTACGGTTGATGGTGGTGAAGGTGGAACAGGTGCATCCTATCAAGAGCTAACAGATAGTGTTGGTCTGCCGATTAAGTCAGCATTGCCGCTTCTTGATTATGCATTGAAAAAACATGGTGTCCGTGATCGGGTAAAAATTATCGCTTCCGGTAAATTGTTCTCACCAGACCGGGTAGCCATCGCATTGGCTATGGGCGCTGACCTTGTCAACATTGCTCGTGCATTTATGATCACGGTTGGCTGCATTCAGACGTTGAAATGCCATTCCAATGCCTGTCCGGTTGGGGTCACAACAACGGACCCGGATTTACAGAAGGCGCTTGTGATTGATGAAAAGAAACATCGTACCGCCAATTACGTTATATCGATGCGCAAAGGCTTATTCCGGGTCGCTGCGGCAGCCGGATTGGATTCTCCTGTCCATTTTAGAAGGGAGCACGTTGTATATAAAGATGCCAAAGGTAAAACGTGGTCGCTTGACGAAATATACCAGTCGATGATTCAGCCCGGTGGAGAAGGATCGATGAATGCTTAA
- a CDS encoding heavy-metal-associated domain-containing protein, whose translation MQKAIINLETLTCPSCIQKIENALKGMNGIEKDSVEVLFNSSKVKANFDAEALTMESIEKAIEDLGYPVIKSKARAI comes from the coding sequence ATGCAAAAAGCAATCATTAACTTAGAAACATTAACTTGCCCATCCTGTATACAAAAGATTGAAAATGCCCTAAAAGGCATGAACGGGATTGAAAAAGACAGTGTAGAGGTTCTATTCAACTCAAGTAAAGTCAAAGCCAATTTTGATGCAGAAGCGCTTACAATGGAATCGATCGAAAAGGCGATAGAAGACTTAGGCTATCCTGTTATTAAGTCGAAAGCCAGGGCTATTTAA
- the crcB gene encoding fluoride efflux transporter CrcB, whose protein sequence is MLWLIGLGGSLGAGTRYWLGKVLADGASRDFPISTWLMNTAGSFLLGLLLDGYLTAQIGESLWLFAGAGFCGAFTTFSTFGYETVKLLVANKVNIAILYVLTSVLTGASAALLGLWL, encoded by the coding sequence ATGCTTTGGCTAATTGGATTGGGCGGATCTCTCGGCGCTGGTACGAGATATTGGCTTGGCAAGGTACTGGCGGATGGGGCTTCGCGTGATTTTCCTATTAGTACGTGGCTGATGAATACGGCCGGATCCTTTTTACTAGGATTACTTTTGGATGGTTATTTAACTGCTCAAATCGGTGAATCGCTATGGTTGTTTGCAGGTGCTGGTTTTTGCGGAGCGTTTACGACGTTTTCGACATTTGGGTATGAAACGGTCAAACTGCTAGTGGCAAACAAAGTAAACATAGCGATTCTTTATGTCTTGACTTCGGTGCTTACGGGTGCTTCTGCAGCGCTATTAGGTCTTTGGTTGTAA
- a CDS encoding DUF485 domain-containing protein, which translates to MNDESGYNSIDESGQAIDFEKVEQSKPFQKLMHERKKFIVPYTIFFLVFYFLLPILTSYTNFLNTPAFGDISWVWVFAFAQFIMTWVLCTIYVKKASSFDDQANDIIETQIKNGGKAS; encoded by the coding sequence ATGAATGATGAAAGCGGATACAATTCGATAGACGAATCCGGGCAAGCGATTGACTTCGAGAAAGTGGAACAAAGCAAGCCGTTTCAAAAGCTTATGCATGAACGAAAAAAATTCATTGTACCGTATACCATCTTCTTTCTTGTTTTTTACTTTTTACTACCGATTTTAACGTCGTACACGAATTTTTTGAACACACCGGCCTTTGGTGATATCTCTTGGGTATGGGTGTTTGCATTTGCCCAATTTATAATGACATGGGTATTGTGCACGATTTATGTGAAAAAGGCTTCTTCCTTTGATGATCAAGCAAACGATATTATCGAGACACAGATTAAGAATGGAGGGAAGGCGTCATGA
- the crcB gene encoding fluoride efflux transporter CrcB produces the protein MQLFFVMAGGFLGAVVRFALGEWIGSVDFPLATVLANLSGCLFLGWFMTFSSWQQGRWREVSLLIGTGFTGSFTTFSTFSLDMIQLIRDGDIWQGAFYSGMSIVGGLLLAYIGYKLANVQFKRGEH, from the coding sequence ATGCAGCTATTTTTCGTGATGGCTGGGGGATTTCTTGGTGCGGTGGTCAGGTTTGCGTTGGGGGAATGGATTGGTTCTGTCGATTTTCCATTGGCAACAGTGCTGGCCAATTTATCAGGCTGTCTGTTTCTTGGCTGGTTTATGACGTTTAGCAGCTGGCAGCAAGGACGATGGCGAGAAGTGTCCTTGCTTATCGGCACAGGCTTTACCGGTTCATTTACCACATTCTCCACTTTTTCTTTGGACATGATACAGCTTATTCGGGATGGTGACATATGGCAAGGAGCTTTTTACAGTGGTATGAGTATTGTTGGAGGATTGCTTCTAGCATATATAGGATATAAATTAGCTAATGTCCAATTTAAGCGGGGTGAACACTAA
- a CDS encoding CynX/NimT family MFS transporter, translated as MSMYQYEDLKGYNQLLLITGIVVIAFNLRPAITSVGPLVGVIGDELGLANWSVGILTSLPLVAFAVMSPVAPKLGLRYTNEIVLIWSMIVLLAGILIRSVPFVVSLFSGTLMIGVGVAVSNVLLPGVIKERFPNRVTLMTSVYATAMGLVAALASGISVPLANMAGFGWELSLAFWGLPAVAGIAIWVYFVKQRRSADEVRVKYVAASDVRMWKSRLAWEVAIFLGLQAFLYYVIIAWLPQILQDYGTSKEMAGWLLSYSQFIGLPIGFLLPVIAGKFKSQSMLTVGTCLLAMIGTFGLLFGQSSFTMLASVTLIGVGSGGLFPLALAFLGMRASNARQAAELSGMAQALGYFLAAIGPILIGYLNDITQGWQLPLITLLIVSALMTIAGFGAGRNRTVGDEYAAMDEGSTD; from the coding sequence ATGAGCATGTATCAATACGAAGATCTAAAAGGATACAATCAATTGTTGCTCATTACGGGAATTGTCGTGATTGCCTTCAATTTGCGCCCGGCGATAACATCCGTCGGCCCGCTCGTCGGTGTTATTGGCGATGAGCTCGGACTTGCAAACTGGAGCGTCGGAATCCTGACCAGCCTGCCACTAGTAGCATTTGCTGTCATGTCACCGGTTGCACCGAAATTAGGGCTACGGTATACCAATGAAATTGTACTGATATGGAGCATGATTGTACTCTTGGCAGGTATTCTTATACGTTCTGTTCCCTTTGTTGTTTCTCTTTTTAGTGGGACACTAATGATTGGAGTCGGGGTTGCGGTTTCTAATGTGCTGCTTCCCGGCGTTATTAAAGAGCGCTTTCCGAATCGAGTGACGCTCATGACTAGTGTGTATGCAACAGCAATGGGGCTTGTTGCGGCGCTGGCATCGGGAATCAGTGTGCCACTTGCGAATATGGCAGGTTTCGGTTGGGAGCTATCACTTGCTTTCTGGGGACTTCCGGCTGTTGCAGGAATTGCCATTTGGGTCTATTTTGTGAAACAGCGGCGTTCGGCAGATGAGGTTCGAGTTAAATATGTTGCGGCAAGTGATGTGCGTATGTGGAAATCACGCCTTGCGTGGGAAGTAGCAATCTTTCTCGGGCTGCAGGCGTTTTTATATTATGTAATTATTGCTTGGTTGCCACAAATTTTGCAAGACTATGGCACAAGTAAAGAAATGGCCGGATGGCTGTTATCTTACAGTCAGTTTATTGGCCTACCAATTGGTTTCTTACTGCCGGTGATTGCCGGCAAATTCAAGTCACAAAGTATGCTGACTGTTGGCACTTGTCTGCTGGCGATGATAGGTACTTTTGGTTTGCTATTTGGACAGTCCAGTTTTACCATGCTTGCAAGTGTCACGTTGATTGGTGTCGGCTCTGGGGGATTATTCCCACTGGCGCTCGCATTTTTAGGGATGCGCGCAAGCAATGCACGTCAAGCAGCGGAGTTATCCGGCATGGCCCAGGCGCTTGGATACTTTTTAGCTGCAATCGGGCCAATCTTAATCGGCTATTTGAATGATATAACCCAGGGCTGGCAGCTACCGCTAATTACGCTATTAATTGTGTCAGCACTAATGACCATCGCCGGATTCGGTGCAGGCAGGAATCGGACAGTTGGAGATGAATATGCGGCCATGGATGAAGGAAGCACAGATTAG
- a CDS encoding LytR/AlgR family response regulator transcription factor: protein MKRIHVMIAEDEELAREELIYLLKEEPDVVISPGAETGEQLIDLYTKHEPDVIFLDVQMPEMSGVEAAKQITAISYQQPPLFVFTTAYDTYALDAFDIEAVDYLLKPYDDNRFQQAMKRVRKHLTHNGANQGTPALSQQASPASKLLIDDGERMVVLSPDSIYYAVPANRMLEIHTKDEIIESRMTLQELEEKLYGLPFFRIHRSYLVNLNHVREITPWFNGAYNVTLKDKHHTTLPVSRSARKILLETFKN, encoded by the coding sequence ATGAAGCGGATTCACGTGATGATAGCGGAAGATGAAGAGCTAGCACGGGAAGAACTCATCTATTTGCTGAAAGAGGAGCCTGATGTCGTGATTAGTCCCGGAGCCGAAACCGGGGAACAATTAATTGACTTATATACCAAGCATGAACCTGATGTTATTTTTCTGGATGTACAAATGCCGGAAATGTCCGGTGTTGAAGCGGCCAAACAGATTACAGCGATCAGCTATCAGCAGCCGCCGTTATTCGTTTTTACAACGGCGTATGATACGTATGCGTTGGATGCATTTGACATTGAAGCTGTCGATTATTTGCTGAAACCGTATGATGACAATCGTTTTCAACAAGCGATGAAGCGGGTTAGAAAACATTTAACACATAACGGCGCTAATCAAGGAACTCCTGCTCTCTCCCAGCAAGCATCCCCGGCGTCCAAGCTGTTGATTGATGACGGAGAGCGTATGGTTGTCTTATCACCTGATTCTATTTATTATGCTGTCCCGGCCAACCGGATGCTGGAGATTCATACAAAAGATGAAATAATTGAAAGTCGGATGACCCTGCAAGAACTGGAAGAAAAACTTTACGGCTTACCTTTTTTCCGTATTCATCGAAGCTATCTCGTCAACTTGAATCATGTCCGGGAGATCACACCATGGTTCAATGGCGCCTATAATGTAACCTTGAAAGATAAACACCATACAACACTGCCAGTCAGCCGATCAGCGAGAAAAATTTTACTGGAGACATTTAAAAATTAA
- a CDS encoding cation acetate symporter, which yields MSPTVIVLFLIIVALTLVITYWASKQTQTTGDFYTAGGELTGFQNGIAISGDYLSAASFLGIAGSIALYGFDGFFYSIGFLIAYLVVLFLVAEPLRNLGKYTLADMINARFDAKKVRGSAALSTVTISLFYMIAQLVGAGALIQLLFDIPYWIAVLIVGVMMTIYVLFGGMIATSWVQIVKAVLLMAGMLIISFLVLLKFNFNIGEMFSEVKTATSHGAAYLKPGLKYTQPLDTISLMLALVLGTAGLPHILMRFFTVKDAKTARSSVITATWTIGIFYVLTLFLGFGAAAFVGETKIMEANPGGNMAAPLLAEAIGGEILFAFISAVAFATILAVVAGLVLSGASAFAHDLYGQIIKKGKATDRQQMLAARYAALAVSVLSIVLALFAQYLNVAFLVSLAFCIAASANLPVILYTVYWKRFNTSGAVSAMLVGLFSALVLVSMSPSVFSPTEGAALFVGEPIFPLSNPALVSVPLGFLAGYVGTILSSSKADAKRYAKVKVKANTGFKETGN from the coding sequence ATGAGCCCGACAGTTATTGTTCTTTTTCTGATCATTGTTGCATTGACTCTTGTTATCACGTATTGGGCGTCAAAACAGACGCAAACGACGGGAGACTTTTATACGGCCGGCGGTGAGTTGACTGGGTTTCAAAACGGGATTGCCATTTCCGGTGACTATCTGTCAGCAGCATCTTTTCTCGGTATTGCCGGGTCGATAGCACTTTACGGTTTTGATGGCTTCTTTTATAGTATCGGCTTTTTGATTGCCTATCTCGTTGTGTTATTTTTAGTCGCAGAGCCGTTAAGAAATCTTGGAAAGTACACACTTGCCGATATGATTAATGCTAGGTTTGATGCCAAAAAGGTGCGTGGATCAGCAGCACTGAGCACGGTTACGATTTCTTTATTTTACATGATTGCACAGCTCGTCGGGGCAGGAGCACTTATTCAGCTGTTGTTTGACATTCCTTATTGGATAGCTGTTCTCATTGTTGGGGTCATGATGACCATTTATGTGCTGTTCGGCGGGATGATTGCCACCAGTTGGGTGCAAATTGTTAAAGCCGTTCTGCTAATGGCAGGAATGTTAATTATATCCTTCCTTGTTCTATTGAAGTTCAACTTTAATATTGGGGAAATGTTTAGTGAAGTCAAAACGGCCACAAGCCACGGGGCTGCCTATTTGAAGCCGGGACTGAAGTATACACAGCCGCTGGACACTATTTCTCTCATGTTGGCGCTTGTCTTGGGAACAGCCGGCCTGCCGCATATTCTCATGCGCTTCTTCACGGTTAAAGATGCCAAAACAGCACGAAGCTCCGTCATAACCGCCACATGGACCATCGGCATTTTCTACGTGTTGACGTTATTTCTTGGTTTTGGCGCTGCAGCATTCGTTGGCGAGACCAAGATTATGGAAGCAAATCCTGGCGGGAATATGGCAGCACCACTGCTGGCAGAAGCTATCGGTGGGGAAATCTTATTCGCATTTATATCCGCCGTCGCGTTTGCCACCATTCTAGCAGTCGTTGCTGGCCTTGTTTTATCTGGGGCAAGCGCCTTTGCTCATGACTTATATGGTCAGATTATTAAAAAAGGAAAAGCTACAGATCGGCAGCAAATGCTCGCAGCCCGGTATGCAGCTTTAGCCGTATCCGTACTGTCCATCGTCCTAGCTTTGTTCGCGCAATATTTGAACGTGGCATTTCTTGTTTCTCTAGCCTTCTGTATCGCAGCAAGTGCCAATTTGCCAGTCATCCTTTATACGGTTTACTGGAAAAGGTTTAACACATCAGGTGCTGTCTCCGCCATGTTGGTCGGGTTGTTCTCAGCATTAGTCCTCGTGTCCATGAGTCCAAGTGTGTTTTCACCAACAGAAGGAGCAGCATTGTTTGTTGGCGAGCCGATCTTCCCGCTATCTAATCCAGCTCTTGTCTCCGTACCGCTTGGCTTCCTAGCAGGCTACGTGGGCACGATACTGTCAAGCAGCAAAGCCGACGCCAAACGATACGCCAAAGTAAAAGTCAAAGCCAATACCGGCTTTAAGGAGACAGGAAACTAA
- the acsA gene encoding acetate--CoA ligase, whose product MQTLAPVKTGANMPDYNEACTNFSWKDVEKAFSWHETGKVNMAYEAIDRHAETWRKNKVALYYSDQKRDEKYTFQDMAFLSNKFGNVLRNIGTEKGDRVFLFMPRSPELYVSMMGILKIGAIAGPLFEAFMEQAVRDRLENSEASVLITTPSLLERVPYNELPHLENIILVGDGEAPEDGDVKFYRFEEEMDKASRDLDIEWVDREDGMILHYTSGSTGKPKGVLHVHNAMIQQYQTAKWVLDLKEDDIYWCTADPGWVTGTSYGIFGPWLNGVSNLIRGGRFSPEDWYGTIEKYRVSVWLSAPTAFRRLMAAGDDVVKQFDLSSLRHTLSVGEPLNAEVVHWGMNVYQLRIHDHWWMTETGGIVIANYPTMPIKPGSMGKPFPGVQAAILDEEGNELSPGQMGRLCIKAGWPSMLRTVWNNEERFNKYFPVKGWFESGDLASMDEDGYFWFEGRDDDVIQTSGERVGPFEVESKLVEHPSVAEAAVIGKPDPVRGHIIKAFVALKDGYEKSDELEEELRKFVKQRLAAHAAPREVEIRDFLPKTRSGKIMRRVLKAWELDQPTGDLSTMEK is encoded by the coding sequence ATGCAAACACTTGCACCAGTCAAGACAGGCGCTAATATGCCTGACTATAATGAAGCATGTACGAATTTTTCATGGAAAGACGTTGAAAAGGCCTTTTCCTGGCATGAAACAGGGAAAGTAAACATGGCCTATGAAGCCATTGACCGGCATGCCGAGACATGGCGGAAGAACAAGGTCGCCTTGTACTATAGTGACCAGAAGCGGGATGAAAAATATACATTCCAAGATATGGCTTTCCTATCCAATAAATTCGGTAATGTATTAAGGAATATCGGCACGGAAAAAGGTGATCGGGTCTTTTTATTTATGCCAAGGTCACCGGAGCTCTATGTCAGCATGATGGGCATATTAAAAATTGGTGCTATTGCAGGGCCGCTGTTTGAAGCGTTCATGGAGCAAGCTGTCCGTGACCGGCTCGAAAACAGTGAAGCATCCGTATTGATTACAACACCGTCACTACTCGAACGTGTACCATATAACGAACTTCCGCACTTGGAAAATATTATTCTAGTCGGGGACGGAGAGGCGCCTGAAGATGGTGATGTGAAGTTTTACCGATTTGAGGAGGAGATGGATAAAGCCTCACGGGACTTGGATATCGAATGGGTGGACCGGGAAGACGGCATGATTCTCCACTATACATCCGGATCAACCGGCAAGCCAAAAGGCGTATTGCACGTTCACAATGCCATGATTCAGCAATACCAGACGGCCAAATGGGTGCTGGATCTGAAGGAAGATGACATTTATTGGTGCACCGCCGATCCCGGCTGGGTAACCGGTACATCATATGGCATTTTCGGTCCATGGTTGAACGGGGTATCTAACTTAATTCGCGGTGGACGCTTCAGTCCGGAAGATTGGTACGGAACCATTGAAAAATACCGCGTTTCCGTCTGGCTGAGTGCACCGACAGCATTCCGCAGATTGATGGCAGCGGGAGATGACGTCGTGAAACAATTTGATCTAAGCTCGCTTCGTCATACCTTGAGTGTTGGGGAACCACTGAACGCAGAAGTCGTCCATTGGGGGATGAACGTCTATCAATTGCGCATCCATGATCACTGGTGGATGACAGAAACTGGCGGTATCGTTATTGCCAACTATCCGACCATGCCAATTAAACCTGGATCAATGGGTAAACCATTCCCAGGCGTGCAAGCAGCTATTTTGGATGAAGAAGGAAACGAACTGTCACCAGGGCAAATGGGACGTTTGTGCATTAAAGCTGGATGGCCGTCCATGCTGCGAACCGTATGGAACAATGAAGAACGTTTTAACAAGTACTTCCCTGTGAAAGGCTGGTTCGAATCTGGTGATCTAGCTTCGATGGACGAAGACGGTTACTTCTGGTTCGAGGGACGTGATGATGATGTGATCCAAACTTCCGGTGAACGGGTTGGACCTTTCGAGGTAGAGAGTAAGCTTGTCGAACATCCTTCCGTTGCCGAAGCGGCCGTTATTGGCAAACCTGACCCTGTCCGCGGACACATTATTAAAGCTTTTGTGGCACTGAAAGACGGCTATGAGAAAAGCGATGAACTCGAGGAAGAACTTCGCAAATTCGTTAAACAAAGACTTGCCGCCCATGCAGCACCGCGGGAAGTAGAAATTCGTGACTTTTTGCCAAAAACACGCAGCGGAAAAATCATGCGCCGTGTGCTGAAGGCGTGGGAGCTTGACCAGCCAACAGGCGACTTATCCACGATGGAAAAATAA
- a CDS encoding heavy metal translocating P-type ATPase — MQRYLLSKKNQITLISAILIVLGFFGRFVLENITLFNWSLIVASILGIAPIAIQAYQALKVKVVSIDVLVTIAVVGAVLIKNYEESAIVTFLFLFGAYLEQRTLNQTRSAIKELTDMAPETAMKQMEDGEFEEVDVFDVDEGDILLVRTGSSVPVDGTVLSGEGHVNEASVTGESVPVGKKEGGEVFAGTILENGTIQVQADRVGEDTTFGRIIELVEDAQDSKSEAERFIDRFSKYYTPAILGIAIIIWLFTQNTEMAITALVLGCPGALVIGVPVSNVSGIGNGARNNVLLKGSEVINDFSRVDTIVFDKTGTLTVGNPEVADKQFYGENIDEALGYLASVERESDHPLAQAVLDDIGETTVSTVEATEVVKGEGVVATVNGHHIAVGNAALMERKNVTLNEQAKQDINQYEKNGNSLVLTAVDGELKILMGIRDKIRPGVKEELQNLKNLGAKNLIVLSGDNQGTVDAVANEIGLTEAHGHMLPEDKSDYIKKLQAEGQIVAFVGDGINDSPSLALADIGIAMGSGTDVAIETSDVVLMQSDFNHLAHALGLTKAISRNMKQNIAIAIGVVIVLFSGLFFSDWMNMSIGMLAHEGSILVVILNGIRLLRYRLRNQHA; from the coding sequence ATGCAAAGGTATTTATTAAGCAAAAAAAATCAGATTACACTTATTAGTGCCATTTTAATTGTACTTGGATTCTTTGGTCGATTCGTTTTGGAAAACATAACGCTTTTCAACTGGTCGCTCATCGTCGCATCTATTCTTGGGATTGCACCAATTGCTATTCAGGCGTATCAAGCATTAAAAGTAAAAGTCGTCAGTATTGATGTGTTGGTCACGATTGCCGTTGTAGGAGCGGTTTTAATTAAGAACTATGAAGAATCAGCTATTGTTACATTCCTGTTTTTATTTGGTGCTTATTTGGAACAGCGAACCTTAAATCAAACCCGCTCAGCCATTAAAGAGTTGACAGACATGGCACCTGAAACAGCCATGAAACAAATGGAAGATGGCGAATTTGAAGAAGTGGACGTTTTCGACGTAGATGAAGGTGACATTTTATTGGTAAGAACAGGGTCAAGTGTCCCTGTCGATGGAACAGTCCTATCCGGTGAAGGCCATGTGAACGAAGCAAGTGTCACGGGTGAATCGGTACCGGTTGGTAAAAAAGAAGGAGGAGAAGTATTTGCAGGTACCATATTGGAAAATGGAACAATCCAGGTACAGGCAGACCGCGTCGGGGAAGACACAACATTTGGCCGGATCATCGAATTGGTTGAAGATGCACAAGACTCCAAATCAGAAGCAGAACGATTTATTGACCGTTTCTCTAAATACTACACACCAGCTATTTTAGGGATTGCGATTATCATTTGGTTATTTACGCAGAATACTGAAATGGCGATTACAGCGTTGGTCCTGGGATGTCCTGGGGCACTGGTCATCGGGGTTCCGGTATCGAACGTTTCGGGTATTGGAAATGGGGCACGTAACAACGTGCTTTTAAAGGGAAGTGAAGTCATCAACGACTTCAGTCGAGTCGATACAATCGTTTTTGATAAAACAGGTACATTGACTGTTGGTAATCCGGAAGTAGCTGATAAGCAATTCTACGGGGAAAATATTGATGAAGCACTCGGCTATCTGGCAAGTGTCGAACGTGAATCAGACCATCCATTGGCACAAGCAGTTCTCGATGACATTGGAGAAACGACTGTTTCGACTGTTGAAGCAACCGAAGTCGTCAAAGGTGAAGGTGTGGTTGCAACTGTGAATGGCCATCATATAGCGGTTGGCAATGCAGCGCTGATGGAAAGGAAAAACGTCACTCTAAATGAACAAGCCAAGCAAGATATCAACCAATATGAGAAGAACGGGAACTCCCTCGTCCTTACCGCTGTTGATGGCGAATTAAAAATTCTGATGGGTATCCGGGATAAAATTCGACCAGGCGTGAAAGAAGAACTGCAGAACTTGAAAAATCTCGGTGCGAAAAACCTCATCGTTCTATCAGGGGATAATCAAGGAACCGTTGATGCAGTTGCTAATGAAATCGGGTTAACAGAAGCACACGGGCACATGCTGCCTGAGGATAAATCAGATTATATTAAGAAACTGCAAGCAGAAGGTCAAATTGTTGCTTTTGTAGGTGATGGTATTAATGACAGTCCTTCCCTTGCTCTGGCAGATATCGGCATTGCCATGGGAAGTGGAACGGATGTTGCAATCGAGACCTCCGATGTCGTATTGATGCAATCAGATTTTAATCACCTGGCACATGCACTCGGTCTGACCAAAGCCATTTCAAGAAACATGAAGCAGAATATTGCCATCGCAATCGGTGTCGTCATCGTATTGTTTTCCGGTTTATTCTTCAGTGACTGGATGAATATGTCCATCGGCATGCTGGCACACGAAGGAAGTATTTTAGTTGTCATCTTGAACGGTATACGGTTGCTCCGCTATCGTTTGAGAAATCAGCACGCATAA